The following are encoded together in the Candidatus Rokuibacteriota bacterium genome:
- the groL gene encoding chaperonin GroEL (60 kDa chaperone family; promotes refolding of misfolded polypeptides especially under stressful conditions; forms two stacked rings of heptamers to form a barrel-shaped 14mer; ends can be capped by GroES; misfolded proteins enter the barrel where they are refolded when GroES binds), whose protein sequence is MAHKKVLFRAEARERLLRGVATLTDAVRVTLGPRSKSVLIEKRYGSPIVCNDGVTIAKEMELEDPVENLGAHMIRQAAERTGEAVGDGTSTATILAHAIFADGVRNVVAGASAIDLKRGLDRGARVAIEALRGLSRPVQSRKEKAQVATISAHNDPVIGELVAEATERVGAEGVITLEESKGTETQIEVVEGMQFDRGYISPYFVTDAEKMEAVLEDVLLLVTDRKLGVMKDLLPLLEQVARTGQSILLIAEDVDGEALATLVVNKLRGTLRCAAVKAPGFGDRRKEMLQDIATLTGGQAVTEELGVKLENLAVEQLGRAKRVVVDREHTTIIGGGGDKAAIEGRKQQLRAQKEKTTSEYDREKLEERLAKLAGGVAVIRVGAPSEAEMKSRKEALDDAIASTKAAVQEGVVPGAGLALLRAMEAVEKEERSAEGDARTGLMILRRALESPARQLAENSDVDGGVVVNEMRKSAGTLGFDAARREYVDLVAAGIIDPTKVVRVALENAVSVASLLLLTEATLTEVPEEKKEPAMSMHE, encoded by the coding sequence ATGGCTCACAAGAAGGTCCTGTTCCGGGCCGAAGCCCGCGAGCGCCTGCTGCGCGGCGTCGCCACGCTCACCGATGCGGTCCGCGTGACGCTCGGGCCACGATCGAAGTCGGTGCTCATCGAGAAGCGCTACGGCAGCCCCATCGTGTGCAACGACGGCGTCACCATCGCCAAGGAGATGGAGCTCGAGGACCCGGTGGAGAATCTCGGGGCGCACATGATCCGCCAGGCGGCGGAGCGCACTGGCGAGGCGGTGGGCGATGGCACGAGCACCGCCACGATCCTGGCACACGCCATCTTCGCCGACGGCGTACGGAACGTGGTGGCGGGGGCCAGCGCCATCGACCTCAAGCGGGGGCTCGACCGGGGGGCGCGGGTGGCCATCGAGGCGCTGCGCGGGCTCTCCCGCCCGGTGCAGAGCCGCAAGGAGAAGGCCCAGGTGGCCACCATCTCGGCCCACAACGACCCCGTCATCGGGGAGCTGGTGGCGGAGGCCACGGAGCGCGTCGGCGCGGAGGGCGTCATCACGCTGGAGGAGTCCAAGGGCACGGAGACCCAGATCGAGGTGGTGGAGGGGATGCAATTTGATCGCGGCTACATCTCCCCCTACTTCGTCACCGACGCGGAGAAGATGGAGGCGGTGCTGGAGGACGTGCTCCTGCTCGTCACGGACAGGAAGCTCGGCGTGATGAAGGACCTGCTGCCGCTGCTGGAGCAGGTGGCCCGCACCGGGCAGTCCATCCTCCTCATCGCGGAGGACGTGGACGGCGAGGCGCTGGCGACCCTCGTCGTCAACAAGCTCCGGGGCACGCTCCGCTGCGCGGCGGTCAAGGCTCCGGGCTTCGGCGACCGGCGGAAGGAGATGCTGCAGGACATCGCCACCCTCACCGGTGGCCAGGCGGTCACCGAGGAGCTCGGCGTCAAGCTCGAGAACCTCGCGGTGGAGCAGCTCGGCCGGGCGAAGCGTGTCGTCGTGGATCGCGAGCACACCACCATCATCGGCGGGGGCGGCGACAAGGCCGCGATCGAGGGGCGCAAGCAGCAGCTCCGCGCGCAGAAGGAGAAGACCACCAGCGAGTACGACCGGGAGAAGCTCGAGGAGCGGTTGGCCAAGCTCGCGGGCGGGGTGGCGGTGATCCGCGTGGGCGCGCCGTCGGAGGCCGAGATGAAGAGCCGCAAGGAAGCGCTCGACGACGCCATCGCCTCGACGAAGGCCGCCGTGCAGGAAGGGGTGGTTCCGGGCGCCGGCCTGGCCCTGCTCCGCGCCATGGAGGCGGTGGAAAAGGAGGAGCGGAGCGCGGAGGGCGACGCGCGCACGGGCCTCATGATCCTCAGGCGCGCCCTGGAGTCGCCCGCCCGGCAGCTCGCCGAGAACTCCGACGTGGACGGGGGCGTCGTCGTGAACGAGATGCGGAAGAGCGCGGGCACCCTGGGCTTCGACGCCGCGCGGCGCGAATACGTGGATCTCGTGGCGGCCGGCATCATCGACCCGACGAAGGTGGTGCGGGTGGCCCTCGAGAACGCCGTGTCCGTGGCGAGCCTCCTGCTGCTCACCGAGGCCACGCTGACCGAGGTGCCGGAGGAGAAGAAGGAACCGGCGATGTCGATGCACGAGTAG
- the ald gene encoding alanine dehydrogenase produces the protein MIVGVPKEIKPGEQRAALTPAGAHALSGAGQRVVVEAGAGAGSGIRDEEYAAVGADIGAAAEVWAEADLVLKVKEPLPEEYGRMRRGQILFTYLHLAAVPELTRALQRAEVIALGYETVQRADGSLPLLTPMSEVAGRLAVQEGAYYLSKAHGGRGILLAGVPGVPRGNVVVLGAGTVGLNAARVALGLGADLSILDVSLDRLRHADEVFRGRAVTLASNAFNIARVVERADLLIGCVLVPGARAPLLVTRELVERMKDGAVIVDVAVDQGGCVATIRPTTLLEPVYRLGGVVHYGVANMPALVPRTSTFALTNATLPYVLTLAALGPARAVASSPELAPGVNVWRGRITHPAVAESVGESAVPLATCLSEEKR, from the coding sequence ATGATCGTCGGCGTGCCGAAGGAGATCAAGCCGGGAGAGCAGCGCGCGGCGCTCACTCCCGCCGGGGCCCACGCGCTGTCCGGGGCCGGCCAGCGGGTGGTGGTGGAGGCCGGGGCCGGGGCCGGCAGCGGGATCCGCGACGAGGAGTACGCGGCCGTCGGCGCGGACATCGGCGCCGCTGCGGAGGTCTGGGCCGAGGCCGACCTCGTCCTGAAGGTGAAGGAGCCACTGCCCGAGGAGTACGGGCGCATGCGGCGGGGGCAGATCCTCTTCACCTACCTCCACCTGGCGGCCGTGCCCGAGCTGACGCGGGCGCTGCAGAGGGCGGAGGTGATTGCCCTCGGCTACGAGACGGTGCAGCGGGCCGACGGGAGCCTGCCTCTCCTGACGCCCATGAGCGAGGTTGCCGGGCGCCTCGCCGTGCAGGAAGGGGCGTACTATCTGAGCAAGGCTCACGGGGGGCGGGGCATCCTCCTGGCCGGCGTTCCCGGCGTGCCGCGGGGCAACGTGGTGGTCCTGGGGGCCGGCACAGTCGGGCTCAACGCCGCCAGGGTTGCCCTCGGTCTGGGCGCGGACCTGTCCATCCTCGACGTGAGCCTCGATCGGTTGCGCCACGCGGACGAGGTGTTCCGGGGGCGGGCCGTGACGCTGGCCTCGAACGCCTTCAACATCGCCCGGGTCGTGGAGCGGGCCGATCTTCTCATCGGCTGCGTGCTGGTGCCGGGCGCCCGGGCCCCCCTGCTCGTGACGCGGGAGCTGGTGGAGCGGATGAAGGACGGGGCCGTGATCGTCGACGTGGCGGTGGACCAGGGCGGCTGCGTGGCTACGATCCGGCCCACCACCTTGCTCGAACCCGTCTACCGCCTGGGAGGTGTCGTCCACTACGGCGTTGCCAACATGCCGGCGCTGGTGCCGCGGACCTCGACCTTCGCCCTCACCAACGCGACCCTGCCGTACGTCCTCACGCTGGCAGCCCTGGGACCCGCCCGGGCCGTTGCCTCGAGCCCCGAGCTGGCCCCGGGGGTCAACGTCTGGCGCGGCAGGATCACTCACCCGGCCGTCGCCGAGTCCGTGGGGGAGTCGGCGGTGCCCCTGGCGACATGCCTGTCCGAGGAGAAGCGGTGA
- a CDS encoding CBS domain-containing protein has product MLVRDVMQSKVTVISPATTVPEAVRLAQLRGIRHLPVVENGEITGMVSDRDLKRAMPSGATVLEAHELRYLLERLPVSEIMTRVVITTGPMFPVEEAARLMVAERISALPVTEGGRLVGIVTETDVLELFVRAMGAHEPSSRLDVELPDRPAALTEVVQVVEAAGATISSVITLVHRAGHKEAIIRVATINPGPAIRALEDKGYTVRDSWRG; this is encoded by the coding sequence ATGCTGGTCCGCGACGTGATGCAGTCGAAGGTGACTGTCATCTCTCCCGCGACGACGGTGCCGGAGGCGGTGCGCCTGGCCCAGCTGCGCGGCATCCGCCACCTGCCCGTCGTCGAGAACGGGGAGATCACGGGCATGGTGTCCGACCGCGACCTCAAGCGCGCCATGCCCTCGGGGGCCACGGTCCTCGAGGCTCACGAGCTGCGCTACCTGCTCGAGCGGCTGCCCGTGTCCGAGATCATGACCCGCGTGGTGATCACCACGGGGCCCATGTTCCCCGTGGAGGAGGCCGCGCGGCTCATGGTCGCCGAGAGGATCAGCGCGCTGCCCGTCACCGAGGGGGGGCGGCTCGTCGGCATCGTGACGGAGACGGACGTGCTGGAGCTCTTCGTGCGGGCCATGGGCGCCCATGAACCGTCGAGCCGGCTGGACGTGGAGCTGCCCGATCGTCCCGCGGCCCTGACGGAGGTGGTGCAGGTGGTCGAGGCCGCCGGCGCCACGATCTCGAGCGTCATCACCCTGGTCCACCGCGCCGGCCACAAGGAGGCGATCATTCGCGTCGCGACCATCAACCCGGGACCCGCCATCCGGGCGCTGGAAGACAAGGGATACACGGTCAGGGATTCCTGGCGGGGGTGA
- a CDS encoding alpha/beta fold hydrolase: protein MGAEGPRIGFPEREEVARMVAEASAGEEKPARAEGLGVSFKSPRGLRLAGELLVPEGPGPHPVVVVAGAGVGGTASLESRMLAQALLAHGLAAFLFDWTGCGDSEGDSAQCTPEQQLEDVRAAVAALDAFDEIDATRVSLAGLGSGVVAATRAVGADPRVRAFIVFTGDLDAAAAGAPPPRVPVLRLADAREAARAATWLRQRLG from the coding sequence GTGGGGGCGGAGGGGCCGCGCATCGGCTTCCCGGAGCGTGAGGAGGTGGCGCGCATGGTTGCGGAGGCCAGTGCCGGAGAAGAGAAGCCGGCCAGGGCCGAAGGCCTCGGCGTGTCGTTCAAGAGCCCGAGGGGGCTCAGGCTCGCCGGCGAGTTGCTGGTGCCCGAGGGGCCCGGGCCGCACCCGGTGGTGGTCGTGGCCGGCGCGGGCGTCGGAGGGACGGCCAGCCTGGAGAGCCGGATGCTGGCGCAGGCGCTCTTGGCCCACGGGCTGGCGGCCTTCCTCTTCGACTGGACGGGGTGCGGGGACAGCGAGGGCGACTCTGCGCAGTGCACGCCGGAGCAGCAGCTGGAGGATGTGCGCGCCGCGGTGGCGGCCCTCGACGCCTTCGACGAGATCGACGCGACGCGCGTCTCGCTGGCCGGGCTCGGCTCGGGCGTGGTTGCCGCGACCCGCGCGGTGGGAGCGGATCCGCGCGTGCGGGCGTTCATCGTGTTCACGGGCGACCTGGACGCTGCTGCTGCGGGGGCGCCGCCGCCAAGGGTGCCGGTGCTCAGGCTGGCTGACGCGCGGGAGGCGGCCCGGGCCGCCACGTGGCTGCGGCAGCGGCTGGGGTGA
- a CDS encoding YbaK/EbsC family protein, whose translation MGLNARLKQFLDDRNIPCVTMPHREAFTAKEVATATHVAERELAKVVVVREEGAGHLMVILPPACRIDLQAVRRASGRRHLTLATETEIGWLFPDCEMGAMPPFGNLYGMPVYVDACLQRTGEIFFQAGNHHEVARLPYRDYERLVTPVAGEFCLHEREKDMSG comes from the coding sequence ATGGGGCTCAATGCTCGACTCAAGCAGTTCCTGGACGACCGCAACATTCCGTGTGTGACAATGCCGCACCGCGAGGCCTTCACCGCGAAGGAGGTCGCCACCGCCACCCACGTGGCCGAGCGCGAGCTGGCCAAGGTGGTGGTGGTCCGGGAGGAGGGCGCGGGGCACCTGATGGTGATCCTCCCGCCGGCCTGCCGCATCGACCTTCAGGCCGTGCGGCGTGCCAGCGGCCGGCGGCATCTGACGCTGGCCACCGAGACCGAGATCGGCTGGCTCTTCCCGGATTGCGAGATGGGGGCCATGCCCCCCTTCGGCAACCTCTACGGGATGCCGGTCTACGTCGATGCCTGCCTGCAGCGGACGGGCGAGATCTTCTTCCAGGCCGGGAACCATCACGAGGTTGCTCGCCTCCCCTACCGCGACTACGAGCGGCTGGTGACGCCGGTGGCGGGGGAGTTCTGTCTCCACGAGCGGGAGAAGGACATGAGCGGCTGA
- a CDS encoding AMP-binding protein, with amino-acid sequence MAVTEIQGIPAEVLEERVLAIVSALSEELGALPSHRVPGLDDSLDRDLALGSLERVELLLRIEQAFGVRLPDATMAEADTPRDLARAVGRGAPAVPEEAHEPLPALPAGPRAPATAATLVEVLRHQAEADPARIHIFLRDDGGAERPISYGALLDRAGRVAAGLAERGIARGQSVALMLRTETAFFEAFFGALMAGAVPVPIYPPLRADRMEEYARRQAGILRNAEARLLITFAEVERLARLLRGRAPALGEVTTVERLAVTGARPPAFSLGGDSPALIQYTSGSTGQPKGVLLSHANILANIRAIGEALAIRPDDVGASWLPLYHDMGLIGSWLGSLYFGIPIAILPPLAFLSRPARWLWTVCAHRATLSPAPNFAFDLCVRTVRDDELQGLDLSSWRLALNGSEPVSPETIERFTRRFSAYGFKPEAMCPVYGLAESAVGLTASPRGRLPRVDRVARGPFERHGQALAAAPADPRPLRFASCGLPLPGHEVRVVDAAGQSLPERAAGRLEIRGPSIAAGYFRNPEATRAVRRDGWLDSGDIGYLAEGELFVTGRVKDLIIKAGRNLHPQEVEEVVGDIPSIRKGCVAAFGVWDAALGTERLIVVAESRATAREAREPLERSVIEQVTTLLGIPPDAVVIAGPGTVLKTSSGKVRRSATRDAYLAGDLARGRPSAHAQWARLLLEGAFASASRAAQQLRALLYGTYVGGLLALTWPLLWLLLILVPRGRPAHGLSRLWCQLILALAGCPVRVEGLGHLGGARPAVLVANHSSYLDAVALLAGLPGEFRFVAKRELLRSPVIGTVLRKAGHLTVNRTDLARSLEDADRASLALRGGLSLLVFPEGTFLRPPGLLPFRLGAFKAAAETGCPVIPVAIRGTREILPADSWLPRRGAITIAVGAPIPAEGGGWPALVRLRDRSREVIARRLGEEPASPS; translated from the coding sequence ATGGCGGTCACCGAGATCCAGGGGATTCCCGCGGAAGTCCTCGAGGAGCGCGTCCTCGCCATCGTCAGCGCGCTCAGCGAGGAGCTGGGCGCGCTGCCCTCACACCGCGTCCCCGGGCTCGATGACTCCCTCGACCGCGATCTCGCGCTGGGCAGCCTGGAGCGTGTCGAACTCTTGCTGCGCATCGAGCAGGCCTTCGGCGTGCGCCTGCCCGACGCCACGATGGCGGAAGCGGATACCCCCCGCGACCTGGCCCGCGCCGTGGGGCGCGGGGCGCCTGCCGTCCCCGAGGAGGCGCACGAGCCGCTCCCCGCCTTGCCGGCAGGGCCGCGCGCACCGGCCACGGCCGCCACCCTCGTGGAGGTCCTGCGGCATCAGGCGGAGGCGGATCCTGCCCGCATCCACATCTTCCTCCGCGACGACGGCGGCGCCGAGCGACCCATCAGCTACGGGGCCCTCCTCGACCGCGCCGGCCGCGTGGCCGCCGGGCTGGCCGAGCGCGGGATCGCACGCGGGCAATCCGTGGCGCTCATGCTGAGGACGGAGACCGCCTTCTTCGAGGCCTTCTTCGGTGCGCTCATGGCCGGCGCTGTCCCCGTCCCGATCTATCCCCCGCTCCGGGCGGATCGGATGGAGGAATATGCGCGCCGGCAGGCCGGCATCCTGAGGAATGCCGAGGCCCGGCTGCTGATCACCTTCGCCGAGGTGGAGCGCCTGGCGAGGCTCCTGCGAGGACGCGCGCCGGCGCTCGGAGAGGTGACCACCGTGGAGCGGCTGGCCGTCACTGGCGCCCGCCCGCCCGCCTTCTCGCTCGGCGGAGACTCCCCGGCCCTGATCCAGTACACCTCCGGGAGCACGGGCCAGCCCAAGGGCGTACTCCTCTCCCACGCCAACATCCTGGCCAATATCCGGGCCATCGGCGAAGCCCTCGCCATCCGCCCCGACGACGTGGGCGCGAGTTGGTTGCCGCTCTATCACGACATGGGGCTCATAGGCTCGTGGCTCGGCTCGCTCTACTTCGGCATCCCCATCGCCATCCTGCCGCCCCTGGCCTTCCTCTCGCGGCCGGCGCGCTGGCTCTGGACGGTCTGCGCCCACCGCGCTACCCTCTCCCCGGCGCCCAATTTCGCCTTCGACCTCTGCGTGCGGACGGTGCGCGACGACGAGCTCCAGGGGCTCGACCTCTCCTCCTGGCGGCTCGCGCTGAACGGCTCCGAGCCGGTGAGCCCCGAGACTATCGAGCGCTTCACGCGCCGCTTCTCGGCCTACGGCTTCAAGCCGGAGGCCATGTGCCCCGTCTACGGTCTGGCCGAGTCCGCAGTGGGTCTCACGGCCTCGCCCCGCGGGAGGCTCCCCAGGGTGGACCGGGTCGCTCGCGGGCCCTTCGAGCGGCATGGCCAGGCGCTGGCTGCCGCGCCCGCCGATCCCCGCCCCCTCAGGTTCGCCTCTTGCGGGCTCCCGTTGCCGGGGCACGAGGTGCGGGTGGTGGATGCCGCCGGACAGTCGCTGCCCGAACGGGCCGCTGGCCGGCTCGAGATCCGCGGCCCGTCGATCGCCGCCGGCTACTTCCGCAACCCCGAGGCCACACGGGCCGTCCGCCGCGACGGGTGGCTCGACTCCGGCGACATCGGCTATCTCGCGGAAGGCGAGCTCTTCGTCACGGGCCGCGTCAAGGACCTCATCATCAAGGCGGGGCGCAACCTCCATCCGCAGGAAGTCGAGGAGGTCGTGGGCGACATCCCGAGCATCCGCAAGGGGTGTGTGGCGGCCTTCGGCGTCTGGGATGCCGCACTCGGGACAGAGCGGCTGATCGTGGTGGCAGAGAGCCGTGCCACTGCCCGCGAGGCCAGGGAGCCCCTCGAGCGAAGCGTGATCGAGCAGGTCACGACGCTCCTCGGCATCCCGCCCGACGCCGTCGTGATCGCCGGACCCGGCACCGTGCTCAAGACTTCCAGCGGCAAGGTGCGGCGCAGCGCCACGCGGGACGCCTATCTCGCCGGAGATCTCGCGCGAGGCCGCCCATCGGCCCACGCCCAGTGGGCACGCCTGCTCCTGGAGGGGGCCTTCGCCAGCGCCTCACGGGCCGCGCAGCAGTTGCGCGCCCTTCTCTACGGCACTTACGTGGGCGGACTGCTCGCGCTGACCTGGCCCTTGCTCTGGCTGCTGCTGATCCTCGTGCCGCGCGGGCGGCCGGCCCACGGGCTGTCCCGGCTCTGGTGCCAGCTCATCCTCGCGCTGGCCGGCTGCCCCGTGCGCGTGGAGGGGCTCGGACATCTCGGCGGCGCTCGGCCCGCGGTCCTGGTGGCCAACCACTCGAGCTATCTCGACGCCGTGGCGCTCCTGGCGGGGCTCCCGGGCGAGTTCCGCTTCGTGGCCAAGCGCGAGCTCCTGCGCTCGCCCGTCATCGGCACCGTCCTCCGCAAGGCCGGTCATCTCACCGTGAACCGCACGGATCTGGCGAGGAGCCTCGAGGACGCCGACAGGGCCAGCCTTGCGCTCCGGGGCGGTCTCTCCCTCCTCGTCTTCCCCGAGGGGACGTTCCTGCGCCCCCCTGGGCTCCTGCCCTTCAGGCTGGGCGCCTTCAAGGCGGCAGCCGAGACCGGCTGCCCGGTAATCCCCGTGGCGATCCGCGGGACTCGGGAGATCCTCCCCGCGGACAGCTGGCTACCGCGTCGGGGGGCGATCACCATCGCGGTGGGCGCTCCGATCCCGGCCGAGGGCGGCGGCTGGCCCGCCCTCGTCCGTCTGCGCGATCGTTCGCGGGAGGTGATCGCACGCCGGCTCGGCGAGGAGCCTGCGAGTCCGTCCTGA
- a CDS encoding HAD hydrolase family protein, which yields MIFKALACDYDGTLASEDLLGPEALAALGKAREAGVRLLLVTGRTFFELTRVCERLDLFDAVVAENGAVLYYPRAGMIRDQAPPPPSRLLAELDRRGVYYQLGRVIVGTARNDEARVRQALLDTGVTLDLVYNRAALMLLPAGVSKGTGVRQVIRILGLSFHDVLALGDAENDLDLFEVCGWAACPSNAVDGLQQRADWVFPGTDGQAVAGALENVILPERLPVASSPRHRIALGWAVGSAEPVTIPERGVNVLILGDPLSGKSWMVGALIERLLGRRYAVCVIDPEGDYRVLRRLAGVTWTVIRDRRSMERVLGRFERDPAACVVADLSDLPHHAKVECLAAGLGAIRRLRERFGLPHWVILDEAHYSLHSAGVAADRLGLGDKGFCLASYKGSWLADKVVQAMDVFVVARTTAPEELDFLHRRLAALPGNGGEAICVLPEISRGEFVLVEAEPGGPPRLLSFSATPRETPHVRHLNKYADQRVGSGRAFRFRRPDGALAATAESLNEFRAAVASMDGAVLADHARRGDFSRWVEHVFSDLPLALLLRKVEARFTRGEIADLRRAVAEPIELRYGG from the coding sequence GTGATCTTCAAGGCGCTGGCCTGCGACTACGACGGCACCCTCGCCTCCGAGGACCTGCTGGGCCCCGAGGCCCTCGCCGCCCTGGGCAAGGCGAGGGAGGCGGGAGTGCGTCTGCTGCTCGTCACGGGGCGGACCTTCTTCGAGCTGACGCGGGTGTGCGAGCGGCTGGATCTCTTCGACGCCGTTGTGGCCGAGAACGGAGCAGTGCTGTACTACCCGCGGGCAGGCATGATCCGGGACCAGGCCCCGCCGCCTCCATCGCGGCTCCTCGCCGAGCTGGACCGCCGCGGCGTCTACTACCAGCTGGGCCGGGTCATAGTCGGCACGGCCAGGAACGACGAGGCGCGGGTGCGGCAGGCGCTCCTGGACACCGGCGTGACGCTCGACCTGGTCTACAATCGCGCGGCGCTGATGCTCCTCCCCGCAGGCGTCTCCAAGGGCACAGGGGTGCGCCAGGTGATCCGCATCCTCGGGCTCTCCTTCCACGATGTGCTCGCGCTGGGGGACGCCGAGAACGACCTGGATCTCTTCGAGGTCTGCGGCTGGGCCGCCTGCCCGTCCAACGCCGTCGACGGCTTGCAGCAGCGGGCGGACTGGGTATTCCCCGGCACCGACGGGCAGGCCGTCGCGGGGGCCCTCGAGAACGTGATCCTGCCCGAGAGGCTGCCGGTGGCCAGCTCTCCTCGGCATCGCATCGCGCTCGGCTGGGCGGTGGGGAGCGCGGAGCCGGTGACCATCCCCGAGCGCGGCGTCAACGTGCTGATCCTGGGCGATCCTCTCTCCGGGAAGTCGTGGATGGTGGGCGCGCTCATCGAGCGACTGCTGGGGCGACGCTACGCCGTATGCGTGATCGACCCGGAGGGCGATTACCGGGTGCTCCGGCGGCTCGCCGGCGTGACGTGGACGGTGATCCGCGACCGGCGCTCGATGGAGAGGGTTCTGGGGCGCTTCGAGCGGGATCCTGCCGCCTGCGTCGTCGCCGACCTCTCCGACCTCCCGCACCACGCCAAGGTCGAGTGCCTCGCGGCGGGACTTGGCGCCATCCGCCGCCTGAGGGAGCGTTTCGGGCTTCCACACTGGGTGATCCTGGACGAGGCCCACTACTCGTTGCACTCGGCCGGGGTGGCGGCGGACAGGCTGGGCCTCGGGGACAAGGGATTCTGCCTGGCCTCTTACAAGGGGAGCTGGCTGGCGGACAAGGTTGTTCAGGCCATGGACGTGTTCGTCGTAGCACGGACCACGGCACCTGAGGAGCTGGACTTCCTGCATCGGCGCCTCGCGGCCCTCCCCGGAAACGGCGGGGAAGCGATCTGCGTGCTGCCGGAGATCTCCCGCGGCGAGTTCGTCCTCGTCGAGGCGGAACCTGGCGGTCCTCCGCGCCTCTTGAGCTTCTCGGCCACGCCGAGGGAGACGCCGCATGTGCGCCACCTGAACAAGTACGCCGATCAGCGAGTGGGGTCCGGGCGAGCCTTCAGATTCCGCCGGCCGGACGGCGCGCTCGCCGCGACGGCCGAGAGCCTCAACGAGTTCCGCGCGGCGGTCGCCTCCATGGACGGGGCGGTGCTCGCCGACCATGCCCGGCGCGGTGACTTCTCCCGCTGGGTGGAGCATGTCTTCTCAGACCTGCCGCTGGCACTGCTGCTGCGAAAGGTCGAGGCGCGCTTCACCCGGGGGGAGATCGCCGATCTCCGGCGCGCCGTGGCCGAGCCCATCGAGCTGCGCTACGGGGGGTGA
- a CDS encoding Hsp20/alpha crystallin family protein, translated as MEMRALVPFSGFPSLRKEMERFFDRFGDWEFPELRPFGDWAPSLDVSETKEAFVVKAEIPGIEPKEIQVSLDNQMLTLKGEKKHEKEEKEEQFYRMERAYGAFARSVRLPAPVDGSKVTAAFKNGLLTVTLPKAPGAKGMFIPVKAE; from the coding sequence ATGGAGATGAGAGCGTTGGTGCCGTTCAGCGGCTTCCCGAGCCTCAGGAAGGAGATGGAGCGCTTCTTCGATCGCTTCGGGGACTGGGAGTTCCCCGAACTGCGCCCCTTCGGCGACTGGGCCCCGTCGCTCGACGTGTCGGAGACCAAGGAGGCCTTCGTGGTGAAGGCCGAGATCCCTGGCATCGAACCGAAGGAGATCCAGGTGAGCCTGGATAACCAGATGCTCACCCTCAAGGGGGAGAAGAAGCACGAGAAGGAGGAGAAGGAGGAGCAGTTCTACCGGATGGAGCGGGCCTACGGCGCCTTCGCGCGCAGCGTGAGGCTGCCGGCGCCGGTGGACGGGAGCAAGGTGACGGCAGCCTTCAAGAACGGCCTGCTCACCGTCACGCTGCCCAAGGCTCCGGGGGCCAAGGGCATGTTCATTCCGGTCAAGGCCGAGTAG